Proteins encoded together in one Carya illinoinensis cultivar Pawnee chromosome 3, C.illinoinensisPawnee_v1, whole genome shotgun sequence window:
- the LOC122304379 gene encoding uncharacterized protein LOC122304379: MESWVPLFEIFLKSPAPETEASQWLHQAFNASSSSTPVTTTAFLSLLTKPSDAIVGEGSSSPTPSSLPCMKRVMFIETLPSMVQARVLSFLAYERQRFCARDLSMLARNVLSLNQELDFWVKRAARNLLEVLSDTKYEWISGLSLDSGEEGVDEEFESVPGWLKEAAGANDVFLPWLPISPDKLNSKTFLGSSEDSQDFSKHNGEEGEEELNAVMEEMEVDRPTNVPVGSEIQEKARSLKARALNFESSSKTVGLANEIRQLCLDKGRDSFVVLGLIEPWLADDETASVLISHLTNGSEEELSWPSQVLCSVILPKFLFLEEPACRVLVAAITEYCKLHQKAAVYAFLFPLVLRSEGINNHICDVIARIIRECLHPVHVSAFCQKLLCGDKDERRVICLPCHQHLISNELVWTESLFNLFQIILNHNVHLTQDSADHIVYQVQQLAVHFSKSLKFGNFLLCLVTKCSPLLKSHKLSLVDAVEQTSTLVTKSILSKLAHL, encoded by the exons ATGGAGTCATGGGTACCTCTCTTCGAGATCTTCCTGAAATCTCCGGCACCTGAAACCGAGGCATCTCAATGGTTACACCAGGCTTTCAATGCGTCATCATCTTCAACCCCAGTTACCACAACCGCTTTCCTCTCGTTGCTTACAAAACCTTCCGACGCCATTGTGGGCGAGGGCTCTTCGTCTCCTACGCCTTCCTCGCTTCCTTGTATGAAGCG GGTCATGTTCATAGAGACTTTACCGAGTATGGTCCAGGCTCGGGTTCTCTCGTTTCTGGCTTATGAGCGTCAGAGGTTTTGCGCACGTGACTTGTCAATGCTGGCCCGGAACGTTTTGAGTTTGAATCAGGAACTCGATTTCTGGGTCAAGAGAGCTGCCCGCAATCTGCTTGAGGTGTTGTCTGATACGAAGTACGAGTGGATTTCTGGTTTGAGTTTGGATTCTGGGGAAGAAGGCGTGGATGAAGAGTTCGAATCTGTACCAGGTTGGCTCAAGGAGGCGGCGGGTGCCAATGATGTGTTTCTCCCTTGGCTTCCTATTTCTCCCGACAAACTGAATTCAAAAACATTTCTTGGCAGCAGTGAAGATAGTCAGGATTTTTCGAAGCACAAtggagaggaaggagaagaagaattgAATGCAGTCATGGAGGAAATGGAAGTTGATCGTCCCACAAATGTTCCTGTTGGATCTGAAATTCAAGAGAAGGCTCGTTCTTTGAAAGCTAGGGCTCTGAACTTCGAATCCTCTTCCAAAACTGTTGGTTTAGCTAATGAAATTCGCCAACTTTGCTTGGACAAGGGCAGGGATTCTTTTGTGGTTTTGGGTCTCATTGAACCTTGGCTGGCTGATGATGAAACTGCTTCAGTTTTAATTTCACATCTCACGAATGGAAGCGAAGAAGAACTTAGTTGGCCGAGCCAGGTTCTATGCTCAGTCATCCTTCCCAAGTTCTTATTTCTTGAAGAACCAGCTTGTCGTGTGCTTGTGGCTGCAATAACAGAGTATTGCAAGCTTCATCAGAAAGCAGCCGTGTATGCTTTCTTGTTTCCATTGGTTCTCAGAAGCGAAGGAATCAACAACCACATCTGCGATGTGATTGCGAGGATCATTAGGGAATGTTTGCACCCAGTTCATGTTTCTGCTTTTTGTCAAAAGCTATTGTGTGGAGATAAAGATGAAAGGAGGGTTATCTGTCTTCCCTGCCACCAACATTTAATATCTAATGAATTGGTATGGACAGAATCATTGTTTAACCTGTTCCAAATCATCTTAAATCATAATGTTCATTTAACTCAAGACTCGGCTGATCATATTGTTTATCAGGTTCAGCAATTGGCTGTACATTTTTCCAAATCTCTAAAATTTGGGAACTTTTTGTTGTGCTTGGTTACCAAATGCTCTCCATTATTGAAGTCTCATAAGCTCTCATTGGTTGATGCTGTTGAGCAGACTAGTACTCTAGTGACCAAATCTATATTATCTAAGCTGGCTCATTTGTAG